A section of the Triplophysa dalaica isolate WHDGS20190420 chromosome 8, ASM1584641v1, whole genome shotgun sequence genome encodes:
- the zgc:162780 gene encoding putative methyltransferase DDB_G0268948, with translation MAVRLFEGKEHASSYWKNRISPSEELISKIMQFLMTNKESPYDLAVDVGCGSGQGTLLLAPYFAHVVGTDISPAQLEMARKHVSSTNIEYRECPAEELPFEDGSIDLVTSMSAFHWFDHSPFLQEAHRVLKPHGCLALINYTMDMELSYGDCSEALNLICKEFYAALLPYRNPYLGPSSFNLYKQTYNSLQYPVKEWQEMFWVKKAVPFSGYIGMVESFSSFQALLEKDPEEARRLSQDITKRLLRAMGVTSLETEVVMGVKYFYLLGCKPADD, from the exons ATGGCTGTACGTTTGTTTGAGGGTAAAGAACATGCGTCCTCATACTGGAAGAACAGGATATCTCCTTCTGAAGAGCTCATCAGCAAGATTATGCAGTTTCTCATGACTAAT AAAGAGTCACCCTATGACCTGGCAGTGGACGTTGGTTGTGGGTCAGGACAAGGAACCTTGCTCTTGGCACCATATTTTGCTCATGTGGTGGGGACAGACATCAGTCCTGCTCAACTGGAGATGGCAAGGAAGCATGTTAGTTCCACAAATATCGAATACAG GGAATGTCCAGCCGAGGAACTGCCTTTTGAAGATGGCTCCATAGATCTTGTGACGTCCATGTCAGCGTTTCATTGGTTTGATCATTCACCTTTCCTTCAAGAGGCTCACAGAGTCCTGAAGCCTCACGGCTGCCTCGCGCTTATTAACTACACTATGGACATGGAACTTAGCTATGGAGACTGTTCAGAGGCTTTAAACCTCATCTGCAAAGAG TTTTATGCTGCCCTGCTGCCATACCGGAACCCTTACCTAGGTCCCAGCTCTTTTAATCTTTACAAACAAACCTACAACTCTCTTCAGTATCCAGTCAAAGAATG GCAGGAGATGTTTTGGGTGAAGAAAGCTGTCCCTTTCTCTGGCTACATTGGCATGGTGGAGTCTTTTTCGAGTTTCCAGGCTCTCCTAGAAAAAGATCCTGAAGAGGCCAGACGGCTCTCACAGGACATCACAAAGAG ACTGCTGCGTGCAATGGGTGTGACATCATTAGAGACAGAGGTTGTCATGGGAGTGAAATACTTCTATCTGCTTGGCTGCAAACCTGCAGACGATTGA